A genomic stretch from Anoplopoma fimbria isolate UVic2021 breed Golden Eagle Sablefish chromosome 8, Afim_UVic_2022, whole genome shotgun sequence includes:
- the ttc39c gene encoding tetratricopeptide repeat protein 39C: MAGPEQSQSQVEERAEHLDDAEMALQGINMLLNNGFKESDELFRRYRTQSPLMSFGASFVSFLNAMMTFEEEKMQTACDDLRTTEKLCESDSAGVIETIRNKIKKSMDSQRSGVVVVDRLQRQIIVADCQVYLAVLSFVKQELSAYIKGGWILRKAWKMYNKCHSDISQLQESCQQRPSVHEESLSTDNANHNAPVENCVTAEALDRLKGSVSFGYGLFHLCISMVPPHLLKIINLLGFPGDRHQGLSSLMYASESKDMKAPLATLALLWYHTVVLPFFALDGSDTHDGLLEAKAILQRKSVVYPNSSLFMFFKGRVHRLECHINSALVCFHDALELASDQREIQHVCLYEIGWCSMIEMSFEDAFRSFERLKNESRWSQCYYAYLTGVCQGASGDLEGASGVFKDVQKLFKRKNNQIEQFAVKRAERLRKISPTRELCILGVIEVLYLWKALPNCSSSKLQIMNQVLQSLDEALCRGLKHLLLGAIHKCHGNVRDAVQSFQLAARDEYGRQINSYVQPYAVYELGCILLAKQETVGKGRSLLLQAKEDFTGYDFENRLHVRIHSALASLKEVVPQ, encoded by the exons ATGGCGGGTCCCGAGCAGTCCCAGTCCCAGGTAGAGGAGAGGGCCGAGCACCTGGATGATGCCGAGATGGCCCTGCAAGGTATTAACATGCTGCTCAACAACGGCTTCAAAGAGAGCGACGAGCTCTTCAGGAGATACAG GACCCAGAGCCCGCTGATGAGCTTCGGGGCCAGTTTCGTCAGTTTCCTG AACGCCATGATGACAtttgaggaggagaagatgcaGACGGCCTGTGACGACCTGAGGACCACTGAGAAGCTCTGTGAGAGCGACAGCGCCGGAGTCATAGAGACAATCAggaacaagattaaaaaaagt atgGACTCCCAGAGGTCAGGCGTTGTGGTGGTGGACCGCCTACAGAGACAGATTATTGTTGCTGACTGTCAGGTGTACCTCGCAGTGCTCTCCTTCGTCAAGCAGGAGCTTTCAG CTTACATCAAAGGAGGCTGGATTCTACGTAAGGCGTGGAAAATGTACAACAAGTGCCACAGTGACATCAGCCAGCTGCAGGAGTCCTGCCAGCAGAGGCCCTCCGTCCACGAGGAATCCCTATCAACGGACAACGCCAACCACAATGCGCCGGTGGAGAACTGCGTCACGGCCGAGGCCCTGGACCGGCTCAAGGGCTCCGTCAGCTTCGGCTACGGCCTCTTCCACCTGTGCATCTCCATGGTGCCGCCACACCTGCTCAAGATCATCAACCTGCTGGGTTTCCCCGGCGACCGTCACCAGGGCCTGTCCTCCCTAATGTATGCAAGCGAGAGCAAGGACATGAAGGCACCGCTGGCTAC GTTGGCCCTCTTGTGGTACCACACAGTAGTGCTGCCTTTCTTTGCTCTGGACGGCTCCGATACACACGACGGGCTGCTGGAAGCCAAAGCTATTCTGCAGAGGAAGTCGGTGGTTTACCCCAACTCATCCCTCTTCATGTTCTTCAAAGGACGGGTCCACAGGCTAGAG TGCCATATCAACAGCGCTTTGGTCTGCTTCCATGATGCGTTAGAGCTGGCATCAGACCAAAGAGAGATCCAGCATGTGTGTCTCTATGAGATTG gttGGTGTAGCATGATCGAGATGAGTTTTGAAGACGCGTTCAGGTCATTTGAAAGGCTGAAGAATGAGTCGCGTTGGTCGCAGTGCTACTACGCCTACTTGACTGGAG TGTGTCAGGGTGCTTCAGGCGACCTGGAAGGGGCAAGCGGGGTTTTCAAAGATGTGCAGAAGCTGttcaagagaaaaaacaaccagATAGAGCAGTTCGCTGTCAAAAGG GCTGAGAGATTGAGAAAGATCTCTCCCACCAGAGAGCTATGCATCCTCGGCGTAATTGAAGTGCTGTATCTGTGGAAGGCGCTTCCGAACTGCTCCTCATCTAAACTGCAGATAATGAATCAGG TGTTACAGAGTCTAGATGAAGCTTTGTGCAGAGGCCTGAAACACCTCCTCCTTGGTGCCATTCACAAATGTCACGGGAATGTGAGGGATGCTGTTCAG TCCTTCCAACTGGCAGCTAGAGATGAGTACGGGCGGCAGATCAACTCATACGTTCAGCCGTACGCCGTCTACGAGCTCGGATGTATCCTCCTTGCGAAACAGGAG ACTGTGGGAAAGGGGAGATCATTGCTACTTCAAGCCAAG GAGGATTTTACAGGCTACGACTTCGAGAACAGGCTTCATGTCCGCATCCATTCAGCCCTGGCTTCTTTGAAGGAAGTAGTGCCTCAGTGA